A window of Lepidochelys kempii isolate rLepKem1 chromosome 1, rLepKem1.hap2, whole genome shotgun sequence contains these coding sequences:
- the CCDC82 gene encoding coiled-coil domain-containing protein 82 yields METKPVIRRYETRRNTRIEEPASKSRVDWRRTKRETILLDSDDELTSASEDERLSSTSEDEVAEKQETVVKGYNLSDHEEKSHDDTVVEDVEDECITPGKRKRSSTSVMYDSDRSDDSDIPVRKVFAKRYCIMDEDERSQEQEHHKTATTEEDLTNGKQKRLMKLKELARQRSTRASSNSKYCGDSDDDDVEIIEESSYHLPLTPTESSDIDDDDDSMKDFIVEDEDECAEHAEDENQPQGKELATSKFQLLEYYIPRFSRCDHYVHFQRVVKAFLINTIDDTFLNSLYDGTRQKRYAQEILTSLHYLDDRFIQPRLENLISRSRWKERYKERVDCYPDVRIVMKTPINRSCQACELHRYCKFDVVLSGKLYNYRTLETDDFMLHDKQVLKVGSVCANRTRVYHNLKHFKYKLYQRCCSVTGVEGIQDEPVKDTVDRLFSQLEENGWIQERYDHLEEYMNDADYFQEEKMD; encoded by the exons ATGGAAACAAAGCCAGTTATCAGAAGATATGAAACAAGGAGGAACACAAGAATAGAAGAACCAGCATCCAAATCTCGGGTTGATTGGAGGCGGACTAAAAGAGAGACCATATTGCTTGATAGTGATGATGAACTCACATCTGCTTCAGAAGACGAACGACTCTCATCTACATCAGAAGATGAAGTGGCTGAAAAACAAGAAACTGTAGTTAAGGGGTATAATCTTTCAGATCATGAGGAGAAAAGCCATGATGACACAGTCGTAGAGGATGTGGAGGATGAATGCATCACTCCAGGAAAGCGTAAGAGGTCGAGCACATCTGTGATGTATGACAGTGACAGGAGTGATGACAGTGACATCCCTGTTAGAAAAGTATTTGCTAAACGTTATTGCATAATGGATGAAGATGAGCGTTCTCAAGAACAGGAACATCATAAAACCGCTACCACAGAAGAAGACTTGACTAATGGGAAGCAGAAGCGACTAATGAAACTGAAAGAACTCGCAAGACAAAGATCAACCCGGGCATCCAGTAATAGTAAATATTGTGGG gattctgatgatgatgatgtggaaATAATAGAAGAATCATCCTATCATTTACCCCTCACACCAACAGAAAGCAGTGACATTGATGATGACGATGATAGTATGAAAGACTTTATAGTTGAGGATGAGGACGAATGTGCAGAACATGCTGAGGATGAAAACCAACCACAAGGGAAAGAACTGGCTACATCAAAATTCCAGTTACTGGAATATTACATTCCACGCT TCTCTCGCTGTGACCATTATGTCCACTTCCAAAGAGTTGTAAAAGCTTTCCTCATAAACACAATTGATGACACTTTTTTGAACTCATTGTATG ATGGAACAAGGCAAAAGAGATACGCACAAGAAATTCTAACCTCACTCCATTATTTGGATGATCGCTTTATTCAACCTCGTCTTGAAAACTTAATCTCTAGAAGTCGCTGGAAAGAACGATATAAG GAGCGAGTGGATTGTTACCCTGACGTCCGCATAGTAATGAAGACTCCAAtaaatagatcctgtcaagctTGTGAACTGCATCGGTACTGTAAATTTGACGTGGTGTTGTCCGGAAAGCTGTACAACTATAGAACTTTGGAAACAGATGACTTTATGTTGCATGACAaacag GTTTTGAAGGTTGGCAGCGTGTGTGCAAATCGTACAAGGGTTTATCAtaatctgaaacattttaaatacaagTTGTATCAGCGCTGCTGCTCGGTTACAGGGGTGGAGGGCATTCAGGATGAGCCAGTCAAAGACACAGTCGACAGGCTTTTCAGCCAATTGGAAGAGAATGGCTGGATTCAGGAG AGATATGATCATCTGGAAGAATATATGAATGATGCAGATTACTTCCAAGAAGAGAAAATGGACTGA